From the Lactuca sativa cultivar Salinas chromosome 9, Lsat_Salinas_v11, whole genome shotgun sequence genome, the window gcgaaaccacacattcttagcctatggtatccttattatatataaccttgggagtatactctctgtaattgtaggtatatcaataaggatctttttagttcttcacacaaggttatctatggatcctaaaaatacccctatggtattttaatttcttgcctGTTTTTTATCTTCTGAACATGATTATGGGATtgatgtgagtcttttagtattccaaaatactctcatagtattttaaactttatgtttggctctagcattcctagttggtaagtttcagacctactgcaacaccactatcactccgaAGCagacgttcatcgcatctcgaataaatgtagttgatcaggttacatttattccaacttacgattacataactgcccaggtttgacggtaatgctcaacatccgaagacttttattcttgttcttcctatgatacttgtgttcgagtgtttagattctggatgttcttatactttcgtaaaatatggttatattttaaagtataattctttgtcagagtgttttatccctatgtatttataggctgtatatcttttatgaatttatatacttagctcactataaacaatgctctgataccaatctgtcacaccccaaaaccggaacggcgaaaacgttctggggtggatgacgtcatgtcaagtatcacagcatatgcagtatagtaatcaaagtacaacaatcattgcattaaaagtaatagttttacatcggTTTACATTGAATAGaatcatcaaagtaatacaagtaataatgtagatgcaacttggtactaaacggtcttcaccaaaagcgcctgagatgtacctgtctattgctgacctgagaatacaagttatttgaaagcgagtatcagcatttttacgaATGCTGGTGAGCAGGAGTGGTTCgtgaagtagtagcattaataaAGTAGGAGTGGTTCgtgaagtagtagcattaataaAGTAGGAGTGTTAATAAgtggaagcgtatcgtgaagtagaagcgttaacaagtagaagcgtagcgtgaagtagaagcgttaacaagtagaagcgcatcgtgaagtagaagcgttaataagtagaagCGTATTACGAAGTAAAAgagtatcacgaagtaaaagcgttaacaaagtagtagtatttaactaagtaggagcattaactaagtggaagtataacgaagcagtggtatctaacaaagtaggagtataaacACATGGACGAAAACTttaatggaaacattggaaaaccattacatttaagaaaatcacaacttggtattcttttgtagaataaatttgaaaacctttagaaatcctttcataaacaagttttaaatgaagcTTTGATAAAGCATTATAGGTAAAGAAAGCCttgtttaaaatactgctgtaactgaatctgaaataaaacatacagcgcgagagtcaatttgagaaaagctttgaacaagtaaagacgttttagaaaaccatttacagtatcatacttggtaaaacagttaacagtgtaatgaatccttgtgcatgtgggttatcaatcacatgtgattgatatgataactggcatgttaaacttgtattcccccccccccccccccataaaagcatgtaaaaacatttaaaaggttaattcagcggtatgaactcacctgttgtaagtggatcgaacgaaGGTGCTGGTTGGGTGCTCGGgatcaagtaaagacttgaacacacttagtgacctattaacatatgatgacatatgtttacatacaattagtaaatataagactaattaaacacgtatatgcATCCTAAattgcggaaaacactttgattgagtgctaggggtgtcccgggtaacatctatggGTATaaatggcctagatagggagtttactcttcaagagtaaactctttatagagttcaaggccctaagaccaactccccatgagtttacggccgtaaactcatggtgagggtgttctagggtgctaaatggtcttatctcactcatagaattaggctaggtccaaatataatgcatatgaaggggtttaaagctttaaatggaccatttgaggagtttacggccctaaaaaggagtttacggccgtaagctcctatatgcatgttcttttggtgttttaaggactTAAATGGTAGGagataaagttctatgcatttttccaagtcaaatgaaggagttagggcatcatttgggcacttaatgggagtttacggcccatggaccaattctagggggggttcatggccgtaaactcctatttccttggtttctttaatgtttaaagcATTTACTACAATggggttgcttctagacatttttccaaggccataggaggtgtttgagggcatttctaacacttggatttgagtttactccccatgaaaaggagtttacggcccaagcatgttcttgggtagtaaaatcaagtttactccccaatagttaagtttaaggtgttctaagtccgttgacataagtcatttagccatatctaagccttaggggtagtttagaggggttttggggcttaaaaactccacttaagggtgttcacggtccaagagtgttcttgggccgtaaacacataacctttcccctatttgatgtcttaaacacaaATTTTCATGTTaactaagctatacaacaagttaggatagatttcttactagtttggggctcaaaacgggcgtttttggctcgaaaacaagttgtagagagagagagagagagagtgaaaagagTGTAAATGAAGTTTACTCTCCTTTATATAGGTGCTTGAGTtagggctcagtggaaatctacccgatactgccgctaaacagggcttttggtcgcacccgattaagtggTCGTATttcgacttggttgaaactagaacttttcaagggattaatgagggtgtttctaatttgttttcaacccttaccaagtcattataaaagtcccacattaattaaccttttcaaaaaggttaacggacagtttAAAAAAcaaggcttattaacggaaggaggggtTAAATATGACGGattaaatttcgggttgtcacaacacaCATTAATAGTTGGGAAaaatgaatatacccttaagggtatacaaGATAGGTACCCTGATACTTAAAACTACGTAGTTTTGATTAGTAGGTTAATTTGCTAATAAAAAAAATACGTAATTTCCTTAATCCTTAATCGTGATCGCATTCATTCGAATCATTCCATCATCAAGAAATCGGAAGTATCTTAAAACGAATTGAAGATACTGGAATCGAAATTCAGGGAATTCACAAAAAATTGAAATCAAGAATCTGCAATTCACAAAGAATCgaaataaaaaaaaactgcaaTACATGTAAGATTGTCGCTTGCCCAAGGAATTGAAATCAAGAAAGTGTATAGTTTGTTTTGTGTATTTGATtagtaattttgttttttttatcaattgGAATCAGTGGCAATTCGTAGGAGTTGAAATCATTCCCTGTTTTTTTTCCTAAGTGCGGCTTATGATgttgctgttttttttttttttttttttttttttttttttttttttttttttttttttgctgaagACGTATGCTAAAACCAGTTGCAATTTGTAGGAATCGAAATTAAAGtttttttagaatttaatattcgAGATTATTGTTTACAATGTTATTTATTATCTGATGAATCTTTATTTGTTTCGGGATTTTAAAAATGACATTGTTGTTTTTAGACATTGTCATTGGCTGTTATTGTGTCTTTTTTATGTATACTGTTTGCATTATATTCAATATAAAACAATTTGGTGTTAATCTTTTATTTGGAAATATGCATCGTTGTCTATTGCAGACCATAATGAGTGAAGTTGAAGCAACTAATCAAGCTATAGAACCATATATAACCGAAGATATTGACAGAAATGATTACGtggaagcaacatatgaatgTCAAAAAATAAATAGTATCGGTATGAACGTTGAATTTGACGAAGATGAAGTTAACGATGAAagtatactgggaaaggtttttgATACACCTGATGATGCCTATACATTTTATAATGATTATTCATTTTTACATGGATTTGGTATACGTAGAGATGACACAATAAAAAATCCTAAAACAAATGAGCCTTTTCGAAAGATATATGTATGCAACAAAGAAGGTTTCAAAAGGATGGACAAAAAAGATTCAAGTGAAAATGAGAAAAAACGTCGCAGAGATATTAGAACCGGATGTCAAGCAAAGCTACGAATAACAAGACAGGAGGATGGGAAATGGTTGGTGGACTCGTTTAATGACACACACAACCACGACTTGACCATGACACCTACGAAGGTGATGAAGCATCGATCTCATAGCAATTTCCACCGTTCAATAGAAGGTAAATCTCTTATGGTGCAATTTGGTCAAGCAGGGTTGAAACCTTCTCAGATTAAAAAGGTTGTTAATACAATGAAAACCTCAAATGTAGCTGATGTTACTTCAAAGCAATGTGCCGATGTCTTATCTGAGCAACGAAAACAACATAAAGGAAAGGAGTTCTATGGAATTATAAAACATTTTCAAGATAAAACATTAGTTGATAGTGACCAGTATTTTGTTGTGGATTTGTCTGATGATGGGTATCCTAGAAATATCTTTTGGGCTGATGGTAGATCAAGAGATGCTTATACAAAATTCAGAgatgttgttgtgtttgatgtcaccTATATGACTAACAAGTTCAAGATGCCTTTTGCTCCATTTACTGGTGTGAATCATCATGGGCAGTCTATACTTTTTGGTGGAGCATTGCTTGAAAATGAAAAGGAAGAGTCATTTGAATGGTTATTTGAACATTTCCTCAAATGTATGTTTAACAAGTATCCGAAAGCAATTATAACAGATCAAGACAAAGCAATGAGAAATGCAATAAAAAAAGTGTTTCCGAAGACTCGACATCGTTTTTGTTCATGGCATATCATGAAGCATGAAACTGAGCACCTTCGATCGTATGTTTCCCGTTACAGTGATTTTCAAGAAACACACAAACAATGGGTAAATAGTGACACCATTGAACAATTTGAAGCAACATGGGAAGTTATGCGTAGTAAGTATGAACTGGAAAACAATAGTTGGATTACAGACATGTATAACCAACGTATACATTGGGCTAAACCCTTCTTGAAGGATACTTTCTTTGCTGGTATGACAACAACCGGACGAAGTGAGAGTATCAACTCATTTTTTGATGGATATGTTAATTCGAGGACCATGTTGAATGAATTTGTTGTACAATACGACAAAGCAGTTGAGTCTCGAAGGGCTGCCGAAGAAGATGAAGACTTTAAGACTATGAACTCAAGGCCGGTTCTTTCTTCAGTGCATCCAATCGAAGCAAAAGCAGGTCAATGTTATACTAGAAAGATGTTTGAGACTTTCAAAAAAGAATGGACTGAAGGTATTACCAATTTGACTCATGAGACTATAGGAAAAACTACAGAAGAAAGCACATACCGAGTTGGG encodes:
- the LOC128129045 gene encoding protein FAR1-RELATED SEQUENCE 5-like → MTLLFLDIVIGCYCVFFMYTVCIIFNIKQFGVNLLFGNMHRCLLQTIMSEVEATNQAIEPYITEDIDRNDYVEATYECQKINSIGMNVEFDEDEVNDESILGKVFDTPDDAYTFYNDYSFLHGFGIRRDDTIKNPKTNEPFRKIYVCNKEGFKRMDKKDSSENEKKRRRDIRTGCQAKLRITRQEDGKWLVDSFNDTHNHDLTMTPTKVMKHRSHSNFHRSIEGKSLMVQFGQAGLKPSQIKKVVNTMKTSNVADVTSKQCADVLSEQRKQHKGKEFYGIIKHFQDKTLVDSDQYFVVDLSDDGYPRNIFWADGRSRDAYTKFRDVVVFDVTYMTNKFKMPFAPFTGVNHHGQSILFGGALLENEKEESFEWLFEHFLKCMFNKYPKAIITDQDKAMRNAIKKVFPKTRHRFCSWHIMKHETEHLRSYVSRYSDFQETHKQWVNSDTIEQFEATWEVMRSKYELENNSWITDMYNQRIHWAKPFLKDTFFAGMTTTGRSESINSFFDGYVNSRTMLNEFVVQYDKAVESRRAAEEDEDFKTMNSRPVLSSVHPIEAKAGQCYTRKMFETFKKEWTEGITNLTHETIGKTTEESTYRVGQLDVDKKILAHCYLSFFGSS